The nucleotide window attagCTCGGATAAGATTTTTCAAGCATTCCCTTTCCCTAAACGTTATCAAATCCACACATTTCCCTCTGCTTCTCAATGCAATACAATAGGATCTAAGTATACACATCGGGGGGCAAGCAATATCTGAatgatttttccttttcctttcagTACAtttaatgtgtattttttacataaaaaactaacaaaactagacaccaaataattaacttttttataatcACAAACCCAACTTTTTCATCCCTCAACATGGGGAAGCAACTACATAAATAAAGGGGCAGGAATTTCATCCCTCAACATGGGGAAGCAACTACATAAATAAAGGGGCAGGAAAGGGTTGAAAGAATAAATGTAGGCATCACGGAACAGATCAGCCACCGTATGTGTCGCATCAATAAATTAAGCCTCATTTCATCATGTATATTCTCAGGCATGTTGCAACCCCTTATTTAATGTCAGCCAATAATTTCAAGCACCATCTATGATTTCCCTTTCTCATCATCCTGTACATTCAAacaagttataaaataaattagtactACAAATGCCgccatttaataaaatttcagaCCGAAATGaagttccatttttttttcatcagttAGTTTTTATTAGAATGTTAACAAAATGAAGTTTTGCAATTGGGTCGAATAAGTCTTCTATTATAGGAAAAAGAGTATCTGAATGGTTATGGCTGGACTAATGTCCTTAGTACTAACAGCAAAAGCTAGGATTATGGCTATACAAAAGCAGACTATTGCTTGTTTCAAATGGAAAGGCTAAATACTTCTTCTACTTTGTCATCCAAAAAAAAAGGGCTTGATTGAGTATATTAGTAGAATTACAAAAACAAGAACTCTCACAAGTTTAGCAAATATTTAGATTAACAGCAACAAGTGCATGGATCAAAATGTAgaattctctttctctcttgcaaggatcaaaacaaagtgtatattacaaaataaaaaattattcgcTATAAGGACTAAATCTAACAGAGTTATAACATCTGCAAATGACGGACCAATTTGTAATCGACTTTCCATGtagaaataagaatttttttatacaggAACAAAAATGAAAGTAGCATCAAGTGTAgggatcaaatttttaataactttctatgaaacaaacaataatttaaCCCACAAAAGTATttcaaattgtaattttttggtCAAGCCTAGACAAGCATTTTCAAGGATAATGaagaaaaagtttatttaattttattttaagataacatttactaaaagaaataaaaaatgcatacCCACGCAGGGGTTTGCTAATATACTCTTATGTGTTTTGTAAAAGGAATAAATTAATAAGCTACAGTTTCGGAAACATATTAACAAATCTAAAGTTATGTTTGCCACATAATCCTAaatagtgtgtgtgtgtatatatatatatatatattagagagagagaggatcAAGTTACTCAAAGAGTAACTGATCTTACTATTAGAtcttgaaaaaatgaaagatgagGATGAGAAATAAGTCTTTAAGTAGGGAAGAAGTTTTTTCGTACCGGGAAACATGATTCCTGGGAATGTGTAAAATACATTTGGTTAGTCTTAATATGTTTCCTGTGAATTAAAGATTCATGTAAAATATGTAACTAAAACTTTTCCTTCACTGGGAAAAGTTGGATTCCAGTCCCCCTTCTTGGGAATGTTTTTGCAGGAAAGTGAGTTAAAATTGATTCCCGGAAATCATAGTTTCTTGACagtcttttttattaattgcatACCAAACATGAGAATCATAGTTTTCCACTTTAAGATTTCTGGGATAGTAAAAATTTCCCATCTATCAAGTGCCCCCCTTAAAGTTACTCTTGGAATAACTTGATCCCTCCTCAAATATGTATACACACACCATAGCTAGTACAGATTATTTCATGCTTACCGAATTATCCATCAgtttttccaaatcatcatcatATCCCCCATCGCCATCATCTGAAAGACCAAAGAGATTGTTGGCAAATATAAACtcttcaaatttaatttcatacaTGAATAAATGAACCACCCAGAgcacatatttttctatacttgaaCTAATATACCCAAAGGAACACACTATCATTGGATATAATTCTCCAACTCTAGAGAACATAGTGGCATAGActaacaaaaaggaaaatatgaagaaaatggTAATCCATCTAGTTGGCTAAGCTTTAGTTATGTCTGCATTGATTGAGAAAGTTAACAGTTTAAACTAGATTATTTGTTTGGATAAGGGGTGGAAGGAGAAAAGATGGAAAGGGAATAATTCCCTCAAGCTCTCACTATTGTTCCCCTCCAAACTAGGGCATAATGAGGGTAGagaactttgttttattttaaaaacttatgaTGACTATTTATCTTACAAATTTAGTTACTTAGAGAAAAATtggttatattaaaaaacaattacacTTAAAATTCATAACAATTCTGCCTTGACCTTTTTCCTCTCATTAATCATCCAAACATGGGGAATGCAAAACTATATGATTTTCTCCATTCCCCCTTCCCTTCCCTTCCATTCCATCTCATCATTCTAATACTTCCAAGTTATGCAgcttaaataagaaaacaagtatAATCCAAAATATGCAAAAGATAAATTGTTTGGAAATCAACATAACTATATCCATTTTACTTATATGGTTTATCTCCTTTAAATTACTCTGGGTCTGGGACAGAAAATTTCTTTCACATCAATTATAAATGGAGATGTACCAAACTCATACACAATATACCAGTATATCTTTCAGAAAtagataacaaattttaatagattaaattaataaagCGTACCAGGCTCATCATCACTGTTTCCTTCTCCCAGAAGAAATACATCCAAGTCTTGCTCTGTTGATGAATTCGAAGGTTTGGCCTCCTTTTTCACTTCTTGCACCTCTTGATTGGAGATCAATTCAGTGTTTAAGGATTCCATCATCACTTTGTGATCTTTTACTTGTTCACATGATTTTAGTTTATTGTCTTCCATGTACTTATTCTCATAGCTGTCAGAAATCATATGACAAAAGTTTGCCAAATGTCACAAAAGCGTGTAACTATAACAGTATAACCTACGTTAAAGAGCATATGTTAACTTATAGACGCATTTCTTATAACACGTACAAGTACAACTAGCTTGATATTTATCCACAAGTATAGGATTTTAAGAGTGTAGCGATCATCAGCTagaattattgttattaataatttatgcacatccaactaaattttcaaaaactcaACCAACGTTCACCTGCCTGTATGAGCtctgatttaaaaaactaaatcatatttttgaaaaaataatatttaatgtgaaTACCAAAATTCTCAAGCAACAAGGCAAAGTACATACGGTGCAGTGTGATTATTCACaagtataaaatatattctCCAAAACTTCCTCTCTTTCATGACTCGTGGACACAGTTCATACCTCAATCCTGAAATCtcctgtaacaaaaaaaaattgaatagtgAGTGGAAGTACATTATGTTTCAAATATGTAATATGtaattacaagaaaaaatgCAATCGTAATTGACATAGAATACAATATCACATGTATACTCAAACCAACACATATAAATAGGCaacatattttactttattcATGCTAGATTAACACAAAAAAATGCAATGTCTTTGACCCAATTATTTGCTCCAACAAACTTGGATATCAGAACACCAAGCATCAATTCTACCATGGAAGCATGTCACCAATCTTCACGGGTGGATCTGACAAGGTGACAATTACAGGAGCATGAAAAGAGACAGACATAACTCACCTTGCTGCAATTCAGAGTTGTTAACTCTTACACCATTCTTCTAACTTCTATCCCcccctccctctttctttctttctttctcgcATACACAGACAAAACCTCCCAGAACACAAAGGTCAACACTAATCAAGACACAAACTATTCACAGTATCTTAATCTCATACTCCCTCTACAACTTATTGTATTCATATGTTTCAGACTCAGCCATTACTCCATGATACTATTTTACCCCAAACATCAGTTCAATTTACGAAGTATCCTGGTTGAGTAATTTTCTGGACAAGTTGACAAATATTAGACACTTCCCATTCCAATGGTTAAGGATACATAAATTCTTCATCTGTCGTCTATGACTACTTGTAGGTAAGCAAACAAAGAGAACATTTTTCACAATTAATCGGAATGATTTAGATGCAAAACATTACTTGTCCAATATCTATCTGGACCTTTACCACTAATCAATGTCTAGGACTTGGCCCTCAATAACAAACAACCAAAGGCATAAATCCTTTTCCCAGCCCAATCCTAATCCTCAGATCAGCATCGAACACTGCCTGAAACTTAATCATACTCAAACTTTCTAATTTCTCTGGAGAAAATAAATCACTGCGACAAGAATACCTAGATAAAACCAGATGCAATCATATCCAAGACATGCAACGTTTTCAAGTTAATATGAATactgaaaagtaaaaaagaaaagaaaagaaaaagcatgTTTAAGAGTCTAAGACTAAATtcttgaatgaaaataaaattgtactTCTTAGGCATCACTATTTACATGTTAGTAAAACAATGAATAGCAGGTGCCTCTCTTAAATTTAATGAAAGCACTGAGAAACCATGCGGTGCATTAATTAACACCGATAAAAGTACCCATGCCCTGCATAGCTTTGATAACATTCTTTCTGATTCacaaaaacacattaaaaaaaggTGCTACCTTGACTGTAGAAAGAACAAGACTGGCATGTTTTTCCTGCCACTCGGTTAGGTCCTGCCTAACATTTGAAACTGCAGGAACATCAGACAATTCCGTATCATCTGCAAATGGATGGGAACCAAAACTTTCATAACCTCCTCAAACTTGGTGGGTAGCATTCGTAATGAACTGAAAATGTttgctataaataaataaaaataaatttaaaacatgcTTTAAATAATAGAATGAAAAACTAGAAATAGAATGCTTCCCGTTTTCACTTTAGAATATgacacaacttcggttgcaaaTTATATTCATTCAATAGTCTAATTTCGATTTCTCACCTAACAAAGTAAAtcttaactttatttaattattgttcATGGACAGTGGACACATATAATTGCACTTAACCCTAATCcacacacaaaataaaataaaacgaaaGAAACCTTGAAGGGGAAAATCCTCAAAGGTAGTGATGGTGATTCCTTTGACAAAGTCCCTCAACTCTTCGGTGATGCCAAAACGGTGGAGATCGACGTCGTTTATGGCATAAGGTCGGGGCAAGTGCTTGGAAGCTTGCGCTGCGATTTCTTTGGTGGTTTCTGCTATGATGTTGGTGAATTGGGTAGCTCTAGCTCCCAACGACAGTTCCTGGGATCGTTTCGCTGCTTCTTCCGCAAAGCTTCGGGCTCTGTTCCACAGCTCCATCTTCCTCTTTTGGTTCACGACTGATtcagaaaaaggtttttttggATTTGGATACAACAACAATGTCTctcatttttcatattattttattattaaaaaataagaagaagaaaatttctCACTGTTTTTGCCAACGGGTTTCTCGTCAAAGTGATAAATTTTGGGATCAAGACATGCAAACGTGACCAAAGCTGATAGTAATAGGGAGTGCTATAACCACCAAAAGATAATATcagaatttgttaatttttatttttagtactaACTTATCCTTAATggataattattatcatttgtaAATATCTATAGATAGAATTAATACAGAAAGACATAAAAGAATTAGTATAGTTTAATTCTCTTTTCGTAACAAGAGgtctaatattttaatatataattatagttttaatattaatttcttttacatttttctttcttactaatcctaaatttaatttctttatattttgtgGAACACAATTGACATAAAGTGCGATCATACATTTGTGTAGGTATGTAAGTGTGTGAATTTGTTATTTATGACATAAATCTATGTGTAAATCTTGACTAAAATCCAAACACATATTAAGTCTtcttttagatttgaccataattttttttatggaaggaTTTGAGTCGCAACTTACCTACCACCTGTTTGTTCTCACGCTAGAGTGTAGATGTCATGGGTTAGAGTGAAGTTAATgagaataatttcaaattttcaatgttGTTTcacttatttgttattttgacctaattttttttaggaacgTGAATTGACATTATTACTTTATTGGTGTCCTTTTAATAGAACTTACATAATGATACGTGCAAAGTAGACTACACTAACATCTCATATCTGTGTCACATAAGTATTTAGCTTATTTTTGTTAAAGTTAATAAAAACGAGTTACCATTTGACAAACGTGAggctagaaataaaaaaattagcgcATGTTTggagaatccaaaaaaatacttctactTTGAAAGCAACATTTTTTCCTACTTTATCTGATGTATTAGAATTCATTATTGTATATTAAAACTTACAAAAATACTCTCCAAACTTTAATTCAATGATAATCTTACTCTCTACATGACATTGCTAATGAACAAGCATTGGGTATGTTTGCTGTTGATCCACGACCTCCTCGACCCAAGACCCATTGCATTGCAGATAAACTTAGAGGATAAAAAGAACACACAGCCCAATATGAAAATAGGTGGTatagctttcttcttcttttgctgGGTAGGTCAAGCCCAATGGACCCAGGGATGGTAAATTAGTTTAGGCATTTGAATCCTGCATATCTTACACCTTCCATTTTATGTGTGTTGTGAACATTCCGAAATAATTCACTTTCTGAATGGTTGGTATGGAATGGTCATTCTTGAATTGTTGTTCCATAACAAATATCCCTCCCAACACcagaaaaaggaaggaaggagaagtGGTGGTGCACAATTGTGAGAAAGGTGTAGGGGTTGACACGGTGAAGGATGAGATCATAGTCGTTGCAGGAGGGTAAAAGATCGCAACACAAGTATTTCTGTGAGGGAGGTGTAGTCACGGATGTTAGGTCTGCGATTAGTCTAAAGAGAGGTATTgaggtattttaattttttaaaacatttttggaAGTTGCAGGATTCAAATTAGTTTAGTGGGTGGTTGTGTTTAAAGAGACCTACTTTCTATAGTGTTGTCAAATGATACTTACACGTGTGATGTCATGtgttatttctctttcttttattgctCTGTTCTTAGTTCAGTGAGCTTGAAA belongs to Glycine soja cultivar W05 chromosome 5, ASM419377v2, whole genome shotgun sequence and includes:
- the LOC114411775 gene encoding uncharacterized protein LOC114411775 isoform X2, whose translation is MELWNRARSFAEEAAKRSQELSLGARATQFTNIIAETTKEIAAQASKHLPRPYAINDVDLHRFGITEELRDFVKGITITTFEDFPLQDDTELSDVPAVSNVRQDLTEWQEKHASLVLSTVKEISGLSYENKYMEDNKLKSCEQVKDHKVMMESLNTELISNQEVQEVKKEAKPSNSSTEQDLDVFLLGEGNSDDEPDDGDGGYDDDLEKLMDNSDDEKGKS
- the LOC114411775 gene encoding uncharacterized protein LOC114411775 isoform X1, coding for MELWNRARSFAEEAAKRSQELSLGARATQFTNIIAETTKEIAAQASKHLPRPYAINDVDLHRFGITEELRDFVKGITITTFEDFPLQDDTELSDVPAVSNVRQDLTEWQEKHASLVLSTVKEISGLRYELCPRVMKERKFWRIYFILVNNHTAPYENKYMEDNKLKSCEQVKDHKVMMESLNTELISNQEVQEVKKEAKPSNSSTEQDLDVFLLGEGNSDDEPDDGDGGYDDDLEKLMDNSDDEKGKS